The genomic DNA CACCAATATCCGCCATTGGTATAGGAATCGCCATTGGTATTTCGGGTCTAGCAGCAGGATCTGCAGCGGTAGGTGTTGCAGCAAGTGCGATTACCTTAGCATTAGGAAGTTGGCGTGTAAATAAAGTAGGTATTCCTATTACCGTACTATTAGGTGCCGTTAAAGTAATGATGCCTAACTTGATTCGTCATCCGATTATGATGTTGCCAATTGTATGTACAGCAGCGGTATCAGGTTTAGTAGGCGGATTATTAAATATTAAAGGTACACCAGATTCTGCCGGCTTCGGTTTAATCGGGTTAGTAGGACCTATTAAATCATTAAACTTATTGGATATGAACATGGCGAGTGGTCTGCTCGTTGTTGTTATCGCATATGCTATCGTTCCACTCGTATCAGCACTATTTTTCAACTTCTTATTTATGAAAGTTTTGAAATTATACGATGCAGATATATTTGTTTTTAAACCTTAAAAGGATGACAGTCTAAGCACACATATAATAATATAGTAACGTCTAGTTGAAGTGGCACATGCCTGCTTTGGCTAGACGTTTTTCAAATAGTAATTTGACTAATAATTCGGTTAGGTATATGATAATAAAAAATTAATAGTGAATTGAAGGACAAGAACTTTATGGTTGATTAACAGAGAGGGAATGTAGGCTGAGATATTCCTAAATTTAAAATAAAGTTTACTACCTTTTCATAGATTGCATGGAAACATGTAACGTTTCATGTGCGTTAATACATGACTAGAGTGCCATCTTTATGTGAGATGGAATTTTGGGTGGAACCACGGGTATTCAAGACTCGTCCCTTTTGTAGGGACGGGTCTTTTTTATTTATACAATATTTAAGGAGAGATGTAAGATGTCTAATCAACAAATCAGTATTCAATTTCCAGATGGAAGTAAAAAAGCGTATCAAGCAGGTATTCTAGCGAGTGAAGTAGCTAAATCCATTAGTCAGTCATTATATAAAGAAGCGGTGGTTTGCCGTGTGAATGGTAGTTTAGTTGATTTGACCCACCCTCTCCAAGAAGATTGTGAGCTCAATTTCTACACACTTAAAGACCAAGAAGGCGTAGACGTGATGCGACATTCTGCTGCTCACGTGTTAGCACAAGCACTTACTCGTTTATATCCCAATGTTAAATTAACAATTGGACCTGTCATTGAAAATGGATTTTACTATGATATCGACTTAGACGAATCCATTAGCGAAACAGATTTAAACAAAATTGAAAAAGAAATGAAGAAAATCGACAGTGAAAATTTAAAATTTGAACGACAAGATTTAAGTTATGCAGAGGCTAAAAACATTTTTAAAGATAATCCTTACAAATTGGAATTGATTGAAGAACATAAAGATGATCAACTTTCACTTTATCAACAAGGGGAATTTATTGATTTATGCGTAGGTCCTCATGTGCCAAGTACTAAATTTGTAAATCATTTCAAGTTAACTAAAGTATCAGGTGCTTATTGGCGAGGTAATAGTGATAACAAAATGTTGCAACGTATTTACGGTGTAGCGTTTAGTTCTAAAGATCAACTTGATGACTATTTTGAGTTTTTAAGAGAAGCAGACGAACGCAATCATAGACGTTTAGGGAAACAGTTAAAATTATTCATGTTCTCTGAAGAAGCACCAGGTATGCCATTCTATTTATCTAATGGCCAGTTTATTCGAAATCAAATGGAAAGCTTCTTGAGAGAGGTTCAATTGAAACATGATTATGATGAAGTAAGAACACCATTGATGATGAATAAACGACTATGGGAAGAATCAGGACATTGGGATCACTATCATGAAAATATGTACTTCACAAAAGTAGATGAAAATGACTATGCATTGAAACCAATGAACTGTCCTGGTCATATGTTAATTTTCAAAAATGAATTAAGATCATATAAAGACTTACCGCTTCGAATTGCTGAATTTGGTCAAGTACATCGTCATGAATTTAGTGGTGCGTTGAATGGTTTACTACGTGTAAGAACATTCTGCCAAGATGACGCACATATCTTTATCATGAAATATCAAATTAAATCGGAAGTACAAGAAATTCTGAAATTAATTGATTATATTTATTCAGTATTTGGCTTTGATTATAGTATTGAACTATCAACACGACCAGATGATTATTTAGGTGAATTAGACTTATGGAATGAAGCGGAACAATCATTGGCACATGTGTTGGATGACCTTGGCTTGAAGTATTCAATCAATGAGGGTGACGGCGCCTTCTATGGTCCTAAGATTGATGTGCACATTAAAGATGCATTGAATCGTAGTCACCAATGTGCAACAGTACAATTAGACTTCCAAATGCCAGAGAAATTTGATTTAACTTATATCAATGAACAAAATGAAAAAGAACGCCCAGTCGTACTTCACAGAGCAATATTTGGTTCTTTAGACCGCTTCTTCGGCATTTTAATCGAACACTTCAAAGGTGCATTCCCGTTATGGATGGCACCAGTACAAGTCAATATCATTGGTGTATCAGATAATAATAATGACTATGTATATGAAGTGGCAGAAACACTTAAAGCGCAAAATATCCGTGTGGCTATTGATGATAGAGATGATAAACTAGGTAAGAAAATTAGAGAAAGCCAAATGAATAAAATTCCTTATACACTAGTATTAGGAGACGATGAACAACAACATCATACTGTGTCATCAAGAAAGTATTCACATCATGATAACGAAACAATGGATATTCAAGCATTTGTTGAAAAATTAAAACATGAAATTGAAAGTAAAGCCTTATTAGTTTAATGAAGTCATATAAGCACGACTAAGCCTATCAGAGATGAGCATCTTTGATAGGCTTTTTAAATGTCTAAATATTAAATTTAAATATGAAAATTGTATAATAAATATATAGTGTATTAAAATAATAAAAATACTAAATTGTTAAGGAATATAAAGATGATTAAGCTAACAGATTTTATACAGACACCTAATCTTAGTAAAACTAAAATTAAATTTAATATGAATGCCGGAGATATTAATAAGCGTGCATGGGACTTTTTATTAGAAGATAGTGAAGATTGGATAATTATGAACGCATGGAAAACGAAACAAAATAACAATAACCTCAATACAGCAGACTACTTAATAGCCCTAGCTCAATATTATCCATACGGGCCAGAATATTTTGTCTTTGGTGGTATTTATAAGATTGAAAAGATAAATCCAGAAGTATTTAACCAAGTGGGTTACAAACTAACATTAATTGATGATTATAAAGAATATCGAAAAAGGCTCATTATTAAAATACAGAAACCTATCGGTAGAGATGTATATAATCGCCGCTATTCAACTGTACAAGAACAATTAAATCCAGAAGTTTATGAAATAGCGCCCAATGTTAAATTAGGACATTTTAAAGGTTATCAACATGTTTGTTTAAAGCATAAAGAATTACAACAGATTATAGATAGAAATGAACCAAGTTGGAAGGATGCATTAAGTCACGTTAAAGGTGTTTATGTTATTACTGATTTAGAAACAGGACAATTATATGTAGGCTCTGCGTCAGGTAATACTGATGGGATTTGGCAACGATGGTCGAACTATGCACATTTAAATAATTTAACCGGTGGCAATAAAGAATTTTTAGCTATCTTAAATGAAAAGGGCAGAGATTATATTATTCAGCATTTTCAGTACGCTATTCTTGAAATATTTGATACAAAGACAAAGTCTAATACAATAATTGAAAGAGAGAATTATTGGAAAACAGTACTGGATACGAAGAAGCATGGTATGAACCATAATTGATTTTTAGAGATTAAATTGATTGTTTATGAAATTTATAACACATCAAACAAGGAGCTAATATATGAAATCCATTGAAACATTGCAATCTTATCATTTGCTAGAAAGGTTATTTTCAAATTCTGATGTTTCGTATGTAGCAGAAGCATGGAATCAACAATATGAAGCGGTCGAAATTAAATCGCGACATGGTCATTTTAAAAGTAGATTAGCTCAAAGGACACCAAATAAAAAAGGTTACTTTTTCGCCATGTGGAAAAAGGATGAGCAACATACCAATGTGCCGTTTACTAAGGATGATTTAGAACATAAGTTAATAGTGAATATCGTTGATGATGATAGACAAGGTCAGTTTATATTCCCGCAGGATATATTGATAAAGAAAGGTATTTTGAAAAGTGATACATCAAAAGGAAAAATGGCATTAAGAGTGTATCCATCGTGGGAAACTGAATTAAATCAAACGGCAACTAAAACACAACAATGGCAGAGTTTGTATTTTAATGAAATACCACATGAATAAATACTTAATTATTGTATTCTAGTAATAAAAAATATGATATACAAATGGAGATAATAGATGGACGGTATCATTGCATTTATTCAAATGTTAGTCGTAGTACCTTATGCTTTATTTTTACTGGCAGTGTTTATGTATTGTATATGGAAATGCGTGTTGTTTGTAAATGATTTTATTAGAATGTTAGTAAGTCATAGATTACAAGTTGACATGTCTGAAGGGATGACATTTTTAATTTTATTTATAGCGATATTTTTAGGATCTGTATTATTTATCATCCCTTTCTATATTGTTGTGAGGTTAATTGGAAACTATTTCCAAGTCATTTTAGTGATGATAGGTATTTATATTATTGTTAAAAAGTTAAGGTAATCGTAAGCAACACAACATAGTTATTACATGGGAGTGTTTAAATGGAGATGTTTGCAATAGAGGGGAAAGACATTTCAAAAACAATTAATCGTCAGCAAATTATTAATCAAATGAGTATGAAAATTCCTTTCAATTCCATTGTATTAATTGAAGGGAAAAACGGTTCGGGTAAAAGTATTACGTTGAAAATGTTAGCTAAAATATTGAAACCTTCTAATGGGCGCTTAGATGTAAATGGCAGCATAAGTTATGCGCCTGATTATTTGCCAACAACGATTAATTTAACAGTTAAAGAATATCTAGATTTTATTGAGCGTATTAGTGAACACACACCTACAGATATAACGATGAAAGGGTTAATTAATCAATTTAATTTAACGCCTTTTTTAAATAAAAGTATTAAAGCATGTTCTAAAGGTACGCAACAAAAAGTAAATTTAATCCAATGTTTAGTGAGACAAGCAGATATTTATATTATGGATGAGCCATTTTCAGGGCTTGATAAACAGGCAATCGCTCAGTTGAAACTCATCTTACAACAATTAAGACAGTCTGCAACAATCGTATTGACCTCGCATGAAGAGGCGTTGAACGATACGTTTGTTACGCATCAATTTAATTTGGAAAATAAGCGTCTTAGCGTGCATCATGATAGAAAGCAATCAAAATCAATGCTCATTAAAACTTCAGAAACTTTAAATGCTAAGCAGCGTGACATGTTAAAGCGTTTTGAAGCGGAGATAATCGATCATGTTCAAATTAAAGTGAATGTATCAGACAGTAATGAACTGATTGCATTACTCATTCAGGAAGGCTACTTTATTGAAGAAGTGAGAGAGGATAATGAATATGGCACTTATTAATTATCATTTTAAGAACTTTATAAGATCGTATAAGTGGATAGGACCTTCGATAACATTTTTAATTTTATTAGCTATTACGTATTTTTATTCTGGACAACCGATCATGTCTAGTTTTGCGAGTACCTCAATGTTATTACTCTTTATTACTGCATGGCTAACGATAATCATTTTAGATACAGATTCAATAAAAGAAAAACAACTACTATTTACGCAGTTGAAGACGAAAGGCACATATTTAACGAGTAAATTAATATTTTCATTTTTAGTGATTTTGCCATTAGGTTTATGTGCAATTATACTTCCTATTATCACTTTTAGATTTGAACAGATGCCTAATTTGATGGAAATTGTATTAGGTTTATATAGTCATGCAATCGTAATAGCGTTAGGTGTTATTATGACTACGCTAGTTAGATCTATAACGAAACGATCTGATAAATTTATTTGGTTATTCATTGTGCTTATCCTTTTACTTTCAATACTACGCGTCGTGATTATTCAAACGTTTCCTATATCGAAATTTGTATTATGGTTTCTTCCACCAATCAGTGATTTTTTAACGCTCTTAAATCATGCGTCATCGAAGATTTTTGACATCTCATTTCTATTTGTTAATTTATGGATGATTGGCTATTTAATTGTGATGTGGGTAATACTATATGTCGTCTTCAATAAATCGGAGTATCTGTAAGTTAAAGTATGCAAGTTGCTTATAGTAAAGCGACTATAACAATATTGTTATAATTATACGTTTATAAATAATGTACAATGTAATTTGTGTTTAATATAATGATTGGAAACAATTAATTTTAAGTCATTTTGTATAAAGAAAGCATAGTGTTAAATTGTTTTTCATTATTAATTAAAGGCACATCAATTTTCGGGTTAAAAAATTAAAAGTGCCAATAGTTGATTTAGCTTGATAGTCATTAAGTAAATCAAAAAGGAGTAAGTTCATGAATAAAATAATTTCAGTTATTATACCAGTGTATAATAAAGCGTCATTTTTGGAGCAATGTATCAATTCTTTAATCGATTTAAAGATGGACAAAAATGATATTGAGGCGATATTTGTAGATGATTGTTCAACGGATAATTCTGTCGACATTATCAAGGGTTATGCAAAGGATTATGATTTCATTCAGCTCATCCAATTGCCTCATAATACAGGAAGTCCTTCTGAACCAAGAAATGTCGGTATTGAAAAGGCACAAGGACAGTATATTACGCTACTTGATGCGGATGACTGGTTAGATTCAGAGGGATTCCCGCAAGTGATGGAAAAAGTGAGTAAAGATGATGCGGACCTTGGTTTGGGTCAATGTTTTAAACACACTTCAAAAAGTGTGAAGTATCATGCTAAATTTACTTCTTACAAAGAAGCATCACATTTAAAACCACAAGATATTGAAAAAATATATAGAGCGATGGGTCCTCCTGGAAAAATATTCAAACGTCAATTAGTACATGATAATCAAATTAAGTTTGAACATATGAAATACGGTGAGGATAAATTATTCTTCATTGAATTATATTCTAAAGTGAATAACATTACGATGTCAGTAACGCCGATGTACCATGTGAATCGATACGATGCCAATGAATCGTTAATTCAGCAGACTTCTGTGCTAGATAAAGCATATTTAAATTTAGACGTTTTGAAAAGGGTTTGTGATATGAACATATCACCATCTCTAGAAAAAATGATTATGGCGAGAGTCGTTGAAATGGACTTTTTCGCACGTCTCTTGCGTACACAATCATTTTTAAAATCAATGAACAAACCATTATATTATGATTTGTTTAATCAAATGGAAGAAACACTGAACGCCCATGGTTACTACATTTCAGAGCTAGTAACTGATCCTATATTTGCTACAATGTATGATTTATATCAACGAGATGATAAAGATGGATTAATTAGTTTTATTTATGATGTGATTAATAGTAATTGGAATTATTTGATTGAAGATCATGTGATTTATAAAAGTTATGAAAACCAGTCAGATAAGATCAATCCTCTGCCTATAGCATGCTATCCTGTGTATAATGGCGTACAAATCGTTGAAGGAGATAAATATGATGTGATAGATGTAATGAAACCAGATGATGTAAGCGTTCATGGGGTGAAACTATTGGAAATTGGTAACGTCGCAAATGAACGTCAATTAGACTTTGACTATCGTGATGGTAAAATTTATATTTCTCATCAGCAAGTGACGCAAATAGATGATGTGAGCGTTAATATTAGTGTGGAATATAGCGAGGGTGAGCATTCGTTAGTATATGCATCATATCCTAGTTTCAATAATAGTTATAAAATGAAACGTCAAAGCTTTAAACTTGAATTGGTACCTCAAAAAGACGATGGTAAGAAAAAAAGCTATCAACAAGTCAGTATTAATGATAAATACTATACTAGTATTAATGGGCCAATGATGACAATTAAAAAGATTAAGGTATATAAAGATTTAAAATTCAAAGAAATAATCACAAGTCTTGAACCGGGAAGACGCATCGATGCGTCATCTATCGAATACACGTCAAACGGAACACCTAGATTAGTCCTTGAAGACGGTAATATTGTAACGGCTAATAAAGATTTTATAGGGTTAATTGAGTTGGAAAATAAAGATAAGTATATTACTGAGACACCCGACGAAGTCAAAATTATTAAAGCCTGCAAATTATATAATTCACGTGATTTTAAAGAAAATGTGATTAAGTCACTTAAAGTAGGCGACACACTTAAAATTAAAAAAATCATTTACACTCAAAATTCAACACCGCGTTTAGTAACACTAGATGGTGCCTTTGTAACCTCAAATAAAACATTTGTAGAAGTCATTCGTTAATCATAAAAACGGGAGTGGGACAGAATTCTTTTTAAATTCGTCGTCCCACCCCCGCAATGATGACTAGAACTGAGAAAAGCTTGATTTAAGCGTATTTTCAGTTCAGTCAGCTACTGCGAATTTGCAAAATAACATTATTTTATTATTTATGTCCCAGGCTCTTTTTATTGTTTTATACGGGCTTATTCCATGCTTCCATGAATCGTCTTGATATTGTGTTTCATCATTTTATAATATGAATCACCTTCAGATCCTTTTTCGCCAATTGAATCGGTAAACACTTCGCCGTAAATACTTTTATCAGTTTCCTCAGACAAGCTCTTCATTGATTTCTTGTCGACACTAGTTTCAACTAACAAGTGTTTAATATGATTATCTTTAACAAATTTAATGGCTTGTTTCATTTGTGATGGTGTACCTTGTTTCTCAGTATTGATTTCCCAAATATAGCCTGGTTTAATATCGAAGGCTTTTGAGAAATATTTGAA from Staphylococcus taiwanensis includes the following:
- a CDS encoding ABC transporter ATP-binding protein, encoding MEMFAIEGKDISKTINRQQIINQMSMKIPFNSIVLIEGKNGSGKSITLKMLAKILKPSNGRLDVNGSISYAPDYLPTTINLTVKEYLDFIERISEHTPTDITMKGLINQFNLTPFLNKSIKACSKGTQQKVNLIQCLVRQADIYIMDEPFSGLDKQAIAQLKLILQQLRQSATIVLTSHEEALNDTFVTHQFNLENKRLSVHHDRKQSKSMLIKTSETLNAKQRDMLKRFEAEIIDHVQIKVNVSDSNELIALLIQEGYFIEEVREDNEYGTY
- a CDS encoding glycosyltransferase family 2 protein → MNKIISVIIPVYNKASFLEQCINSLIDLKMDKNDIEAIFVDDCSTDNSVDIIKGYAKDYDFIQLIQLPHNTGSPSEPRNVGIEKAQGQYITLLDADDWLDSEGFPQVMEKVSKDDADLGLGQCFKHTSKSVKYHAKFTSYKEASHLKPQDIEKIYRAMGPPGKIFKRQLVHDNQIKFEHMKYGEDKLFFIELYSKVNNITMSVTPMYHVNRYDANESLIQQTSVLDKAYLNLDVLKRVCDMNISPSLEKMIMARVVEMDFFARLLRTQSFLKSMNKPLYYDLFNQMEETLNAHGYYISELVTDPIFATMYDLYQRDDKDGLISFIYDVINSNWNYLIEDHVIYKSYENQSDKINPLPIACYPVYNGVQIVEGDKYDVIDVMKPDDVSVHGVKLLEIGNVANERQLDFDYRDGKIYISHQQVTQIDDVSVNISVEYSEGEHSLVYASYPSFNNSYKMKRQSFKLELVPQKDDGKKKSYQQVSINDKYYTSINGPMMTIKKIKVYKDLKFKEIITSLEPGRRIDASSIEYTSNGTPRLVLEDGNIVTANKDFIGLIELENKDKYITETPDEVKIIKACKLYNSRDFKENVIKSLKVGDTLKIKKIIYTQNSTPRLVTLDGAFVTSNKTFVEVIR
- a CDS encoding GIY-YIG nuclease family protein; the protein is MIKLTDFIQTPNLSKTKIKFNMNAGDINKRAWDFLLEDSEDWIIMNAWKTKQNNNNLNTADYLIALAQYYPYGPEYFVFGGIYKIEKINPEVFNQVGYKLTLIDDYKEYRKRLIIKIQKPIGRDVYNRRYSTVQEQLNPEVYEIAPNVKLGHFKGYQHVCLKHKELQQIIDRNEPSWKDALSHVKGVYVITDLETGQLYVGSASGNTDGIWQRWSNYAHLNNLTGGNKEFLAILNEKGRDYIIQHFQYAILEIFDTKTKSNTIIERENYWKTVLDTKKHGMNHN
- a CDS encoding MepB family protein is translated as MKSIETLQSYHLLERLFSNSDVSYVAEAWNQQYEAVEIKSRHGHFKSRLAQRTPNKKGYFFAMWKKDEQHTNVPFTKDDLEHKLIVNIVDDDRQGQFIFPQDILIKKGILKSDTSKGKMALRVYPSWETELNQTATKTQQWQSLYFNEIPHE
- the thrS gene encoding threonine--tRNA ligase, with protein sequence MSNQQISIQFPDGSKKAYQAGILASEVAKSISQSLYKEAVVCRVNGSLVDLTHPLQEDCELNFYTLKDQEGVDVMRHSAAHVLAQALTRLYPNVKLTIGPVIENGFYYDIDLDESISETDLNKIEKEMKKIDSENLKFERQDLSYAEAKNIFKDNPYKLELIEEHKDDQLSLYQQGEFIDLCVGPHVPSTKFVNHFKLTKVSGAYWRGNSDNKMLQRIYGVAFSSKDQLDDYFEFLREADERNHRRLGKQLKLFMFSEEAPGMPFYLSNGQFIRNQMESFLREVQLKHDYDEVRTPLMMNKRLWEESGHWDHYHENMYFTKVDENDYALKPMNCPGHMLIFKNELRSYKDLPLRIAEFGQVHRHEFSGALNGLLRVRTFCQDDAHIFIMKYQIKSEVQEILKLIDYIYSVFGFDYSIELSTRPDDYLGELDLWNEAEQSLAHVLDDLGLKYSINEGDGAFYGPKIDVHIKDALNRSHQCATVQLDFQMPEKFDLTYINEQNEKERPVVLHRAIFGSLDRFFGILIEHFKGAFPLWMAPVQVNIIGVSDNNNDYVYEVAETLKAQNIRVAIDDRDDKLGKKIRESQMNKIPYTLVLGDDEQQHHTVSSRKYSHHDNETMDIQAFVEKLKHEIESKALLV